The DNA window GAGAGCTGTAACAGACCTGTATCTCTGTGAATTGGGCACAGAGGCGGACATCTAACCCACACTCAGCAGTGGGTTAGATAAAcatattctgttttctttatcaACTAATCTGTGCTGGGGCCTGGTGCACAGTAGACTACACAGGAAAATCACGTTGCACTGATATCATGGAGTACACAGGGCCTTAGTCTAAATCTAGGTAGTGAggcctagtggataggacacTATTCTCGTCCTGgctctgacctgctgggtgacttcaggcaagtcactgtgtctctgtgcctcagtttcctcatcatcATGGAGATgatgatgctgacctcctttgtaaagccttTTGAGACCTATGGAGGAAGAGTGCTACACAGGTGCTAAGGAAATCCTAGTGGGAGTTGAAACTGCTGCCGTCCCCGCTAGAGTGTCAATGtgacaggaggaggtgggggaggacaCTGGCAAGAAAATGCACACGCTTACCGTATCCCAGAAATAATGCTGCAGCCTCATTAAGGCCTGGGTCTCTCCTCCGCTGCAGGGGAAGGCTGTTCGCGGATCCATCAGGGGATCTGCAGTGAAAAGCACCAGCTTGTTAGCATGAGAACGAGCTCAAAGGTAGGGAGCTCAAAAACCAAGGGAGAGTTGCCTTAGGGGCTATGGGATTGATTCTTGCTGAGTCAATATGGAAACATTGGTCTCTGTAACAAGTGAATGGGAACTCTCCTCTATGTAACCCCTTTAAGCAGCAGGGCCACATATGAGGGCTCTGAGTCTCCTAGCACTGGAAGGTGCTCTACTCCAGGGGCAGGGACGTATGCTTTAAAACATGCAAGTCCCACAATCAATGCTCACTGATGGCCCATCCATAGGGGAGGATGTCACTACACATCCCGAGATGCTGGCAGATGTGACCGTCCTTTGTCCTGCCACCCAGGGGTCTCCAAGCACTTATCACTGGGAGTGTGAGTTCCATTTCAGCAGCTCATCATACATAGCTTTCCAGGGATTAATGTGAAAGTTCTCTAGCTTATGGCACAGCCATTCTCAGTAAGGATGTTAGGTGGGGCTATTCTCTGCTCTCAGCCAACATGCATTCTGCTCCGCGTTCCGATACATTGCTTCGTGTGTGTATAAGGGAAAGCTAATCAACATTAAGATCTTTCCTTTCAAAAGTGAAGTTAATTTCTAAAAGTATTTCATTCTGAGTTGACTGTTTTAAATTGTTAGGCAAATCTGTACATTAATGCATAAGTAGCCAAACCATTTGAAGATTTTTCCagttacttagattgtaaattccttcGAGTAGGGACCATCTATttgttccgtgtttgtacagtgcctagcacagtggggtcctggttctTGCCTAGGGCCCCTAAGTCCACAATAATACTAATATTACTACTAATAAAGTTAATAAATTTagcttcaaaatgctttacaattattccctttaaaaaataagtagACAGAGGCAGAGCTACATGTAGCCCACATTTTCAAGAGTGGTCACGAGTTTGGGATGCTTCCATTTTTGGGTGTTCCCCATGCAACTCCttgggatctgatttgcagagtcgccgagcaccctcaactccacctgaattcaatgggagcagcagcagctgaactGGTTTGTGTCAAAGTTTTCCTACCCTTCTGTCCAAACTCCTCAGGCACGGGGATGCATCCGTCTTCTACCCCTGGGGCCAGAGGCTTTAGCTGATCTGCCATCTGCACAGTGGGACGGACTTTGGCCTGAGCCTCCACTGCTTTTCGGAACTGGGTATAGACATCAGGCAACCTGAGTGGATTACAGCAGTTAGGACTGCACAGGGAACAGGCCCTCACAACTTTCCCCACACAGCAATACACTACCACAACACAGTAAGTCTTTGAAGGGGCAGGGTTAATATTTTAACTGTGAGCTTGTGACCTTAGGAACCCCTCAATGCCTAGTTGTAAAGGGTCCAACATTCTGTAGCAACTCTGATcgggcctgacaaactcactataccAAACACATTGCTGTTACAGTATTTATCTATATAGAATGCTGTGTGAGGTATCAAATGAAAGCTTCTGATACACTGGTCgttaatatcattgtgaattgTATGTACAAACACTgtatgaggaattatggatacttacTGATATTATGCTATCAAGTTTGCAACCAAACCAAGGGAGAAACTGGTTTCTTCCAGACAGGAGGAAAGGTAGTTATCCTGCCGTCCCTAATGTACGTTAAGGAAGCCCCATTTGGGCTGAGGCCCAATCTATGTCACCAGAAAAGCAGCTCTGGGGGATACCTTTGGCAGATGTAGTAAAATGGGGGCGGATGAAATGATCTGGATTTCCTCAGTTCCTCAgcacaggggtgttgggagggaAAAAACCCTCAGTGCTGGGCTCAGAGAGCAGGTCTGAAAGAAGCCAGGGCTAGCACTGCCAATGCAGAGTCAGGCTGCTCCTATCTAGCCACTGCACTCAATGCAGGGGGCTACTCTGAGCACAGACGGCACTCGCCCCACTGCCTCATGATCCAGCTCTGAGCAAcggctcagccctgccctgcggGCACTGCAGTAACCCAGCCGTGTGGGCACCAGGGCAACATGGGACAAACAAAGAAGCAACAGGAGCAAACTGTGCCTTGGGGGGGAAGGTGAAAACAAGTAAATGCCCTCCCATCACTGGTGCACATAGGCCAACAGGCCCTCCCCTCTTGGTACAGAGGGGCCAACAGGTCCCTCCCCAGAGGTGCTGGTGGGCCAACaggcccttcccctgccccttccctcctatGTGGTGCAGGTGGGCCAATAGACACCACCCCTTCCTTCCCATGTGGTGCAGGGAAGCCAAACAGGCACCGCCCCTCCCATTGGCACAGGTGAGCCAAaaggcccagccccttccctcctaTGTGGTGCAGGTGAGCTaaacagccccccccacacacacacaccctggtgcATATGAGCCAAGAGGCCCCTGGGGcaaagcctcagctggtgtacattgttGTCATAAATCCATTAAAGCCAacagagctatgacaatttacactgaggatctgtcccctgACCTGGCAATGAACGCAGTGGCAGAGGGGAGAATAGGCAGCATCCCCACGCACAGAGTGAAGGCAGAGACAAGCCTACCTGGAAATGTGGCTGAACGGCAGGTCATCCCGGTGATAGAGAGTGGATGCCCAGAAGGTCTGGATCTTCACCCCGTGCTGAGCGCACACCCGCTGCAGCGCCTTCTCCACGTCCAGCTCCTCTTTCGTCGCCTAGCACCAACGGGGACAAAAGCAGAGGGACACTCTTCTGTCTGCGCACCCAACGTGCAGCTGAGAGCATCTGGGGTGCGTCATGCACACTGACCCCCACTCCTATGTCCTCCCCTTTGCCAGATTTGGCTTTGGCCTCAATCCCTCGCACCCCTCTCTTTAAGAGATGAGCACAACCAAAATGCCAACAATTCCTGTAGACATTATATCCTGGGTTTCATTTATTAGATCAACATACATCAGCTGTACCCAGCTGCCCCTCGACCCGTCTGCTATTAAAGCCTGATCCGCAGCCATGGTAGCCAATGAGAGTCCTGCCGTTGACTACACAGGCCTTGGATCAAGCTCTTAGTTGACCAATTTCTTGTAGGCATCATAAAAGAGTTGGTTGTTGGGAAGGAatttgaaggagaagaggaaCAGCTCAAGGAGGGCGATTCATGTGCAGAAGGCAATGTGGCAGAAGGCATAAAGGACTGGGTCCATGGCCCACTGATATCCAGGGGAATCTTGCCACTCACTGCAGTGGACTGTGCATCATGCCCAGAGACAGTTGCAGGATGGATGGTAGAGACAGATGCCGTTGGCGGAGCCAGGAGTCAATGTGACAAGATGGGGTAAGTAGGGAGGGGCACAGCTGTGATGGATCTTAAACGCGGGTTAAACTGCTTGTGCTGGGtggattaatagatttttaaatccagatcaAGACAAAGGGATGAAGTTCTGGCCTTCCCAAGGGCtgtggctagggttgccaactctgactgaaactattctgggagattttttcccccagcatgACATAGTGTCATTTCCTTAAAATATGctattaaaatctcccggattgcTTTCAACAATCCCCAGGGGATTGATGCTGGttccgggagactccaggccaatcctggagggttggcaaccctagctgtggCTGTGATTCAGATTGGTGGCTAGGGACATTGCAAGTTTCCAATAGCCACTAACAATTAGTTCGCTGAGAATAAGCTGACACAGCCCCCATCACTGCCCCAAACCATACACCTGGCTCCCTCCTCAGCCCTGTTCTGGCCTCTGACACGCAGTTGGGCAGTTCTGCTTCCATCCAGAAGAGGGCAGTGGTGGCCCCTACGAGCCAGCCAGTTCATCATCATGACACTTCTACTTCTCTGATTGCAGGAAAATACCCTGCTTCTCCCTCCTTGCTCTTGCAGCTGCTATATCAGAGCAGTCAATTCCCTAGTTTCCCGGTGAGCTTCTCCTCCAGATCTGCTGTGCAGAAATCGGTGGAGCTCCACTTCTGCCAACAGATCAACGTCCCACCAAGAAGACAAGTCTCTCCTCTTTTGCTTCCTCACCGTTCTCCATCTGAATGCAGGGGCGCCCTCCCTGCCTCCACTTCCCTATACACAGCTAGGCTGGGCTCTTTGCTGGTGCCTCCTTGCTCCTGCTGcaccgcctgcctgcctgcctgtgctGACTCCCAGTCTGAGCAAGGAGCCAGGGCGTGGCAGTGTATGCCCATCATTTCTGCAGTTCGAAGTTCTGCAGGGCACACAGCAGTTTCTAGTCGGAGGGAGAATATTGCTCCACCCTTGAGTCTCAATCCTCCAGCATCCAGAAACTGCTTTCTTCCAAAGCACAGTGCCTCCGAGCGGCCACTCACAACCAGCAACCTGTACCTTGTACCCCCTATAGATCACCCACAATTGATTCCCATCAGCCACTCGGACCGAAGACCTCCCTTGGAATTAGCCAGCTCCGAGGGGTTAAGACATGACAGTAGCAGAGAACATCAAGGACTCTGAATTCACAGGCCAGGCAAGTCCAATACTGCCCTGCACTAAATGTTCTTGCCAATTTTATGCTGAGCCGACATGGTTCAAACCTTTCCTTTACCTCTTCATGGAAAGCCACGGCAGCCACAGTGCCCAGCTGCGTAATAAGATCATGAACCACATCTTCCGGATTCCCTTTCCTTACCACCAAATTACTGCGGACACACAAAATTGGAATGAATTAGGCTTtatgctattatttattattattaattatttgtatgacCGTGGCACCtatgagccccagtcatggaccaggacctcactgtgctagcacagaacaaaaagatggtcctgccccaaagagcttgcaaagtAAGTATGAGACAAGAGATACCAGTTGGATACAGCTAGAGAGAGGCAAGGGCATAAAAAAAGAGACAATATTTATTATTGCCTCTCTTGtcctttcttctcctttcccccatttTCATCTGCACATGGACCTCACTGATTATGACCCGTTGAATGTAGACTGTTTGGGACAGGGGCGGTGTCTGCACTTGTGTTCATGAGGCACCTATCATGCCTTTGGGTGCATGGGAGAAAAGATTAATTTATTAACCTCCAGCAAAGCAGTGCAGTGACTCTGGGTAGCTCCGCGATAGTTAAAGCCACACTGTCAGGACATAAGAACTTAAGAACAGccacactaggtcagaccaaaggtccatctagcccagtatcctatcttccgacaatggccagtgccaggtgcttcagagggaacgaacagaacaagcaatcatcGAGTTTAAATCACCAATTTAAACTCAATACTTAGGACAATTTAAACTCAACGCTTAGCTTACGCAAAAACACTGCTTCAAAAAAGGGCTTGGCTGAGTTTAGGTGGGGGGCGTAGAGAGATATGCTGTGGAAATGGTTGTTCCCCTCTACATGCTCACAGTGGACGTGAAAGGAAAGTTATGCATGGAGGAGCACCACTATGCATGGATCTAAGGTGAGGGAGAGTTACGATCTGGTCTGTTAATACTACGGCATTGAAAGGACATGCCAAATATTAATAGATGGAGCATAGGTCTGAATGATCTTAAAAACCAGAGGTCTTTGCCATTTTAGctaaagaagaatctcttatCTGCAGAGATGTTAGGTTTATATGTGGCCTTTATAAAACAGTCACAAGGCATCACATGTgtttgagcagttctgattctctCCAGTACAGGCCAGTGACACACAGACATACTGGCCTGTTCATTACCTTTGTTAGGGATTCAGATGGATTCAGATCCTTTCATGGACCATAGTGTATTGCAGACCTAAAGGTATTCTTCAGGTGTTTGTGATCCACAACCTGTCACCACTGCACCCCCTCAGGAGAGGGGCAAGCCAGCTGCTACATATTCTGCTACCCAAGGATTAACATTATCTTGCTGtgataataataaaatgaagaaaaaggtcCTTGGAAAATTTTAGATTCTAATAACCTTCCCTGACCAGTATGGACAAGATGATTTTCCTGAGGACTGTATTATCAGTGGTATAACACTGAGCTATGGGCTACACAGAAAGCCACggccgctgctggtctgggaaaACATCTTTCATACATCATGGGCTCAAGCTAACCACTAGATGAAACTCCCTAGGgataggaaggatggtccagtggttggaGCATTGGCTTGacaccagatgtttcagaagatTATGGAAGAAACCCCATGGTCAGCAGTTATGGGATATCTGTCTATCAAGGTTCTTGTATGGCCTCTaataccataatatctgagcacctcacattatataatgtatttattctcacaacatccttgtgTGGTAGGGAAGtacttttatccccattttacagatggaaactgaagcacagattgGCTaagtttccatctgtaaaatggggataaaagtaCTTCCCTACcacacaagggtgttgtgagaataaatacattatataatgtgaggtgctcagatattatggtattAGAGGCCATACAAGAACCTTAGATAGACAGATATCCAATAACTGCTGACCATGGGGTTTCTTCCATAatcttctgaaacatctggtgctggCTGTTGCCAGAGACAGGCTATTGGGCTAGCATGGGAATTCCTGTGTTCTTATGGTACTAGCAACAGGTGCTCAAACATGGTTGTCACCAGCATTGCTTGCTCCATAGGACAGACAAGTCTtaaggaagaggaggtggaagaaCAAAGGGGGTTAAATAATGAAATAGACTCATGTTTATGACAAACCCCCCTGTAccttccttttttcttgagtGTTTGCCTTAGATCCTTCACGCTTTCCAGTAAAAATTTGAGTCGATGAGGCCCAGTCTTTGGGAAACCATAGTAATAGGTTCTTAGGTACTGTCTTGGATCAAAGCAGTAGAGAGGAATGATATAGTCTGCGTTATTCTGAGCCCAGTGTAGTACCTGGAAATACAGAGAGGAGCAGTTAAAGATGTCAATGTTCCAGGTGTTTTCTTTCTGTACAGCAATTCATAGCACCATTTCAATTTTCCTTTATTCAGACTCATCATGAAAAAGGAAGACATGCAACCGGATATTGTACTATAGCTTTATTATATTATagggtctttctctctctctctctcagggcctgatcctgcacagactttgtaggcaaaactcccattgacttaaaagaGACCAGGATCAGAACCCTAGCATGTCTATCACCTTGGTAACCAGATGccaaattataaaattataaaatttagACTTCCTCAAAGGGGCTTATACAGCACCAAGGTGAAAGGTAGATACGTCCATGCCGATTGAGTCAGTAATCACATCCCCACAGAAATCCTCACGGCTAACCGGGGAATGCTGCTGCTCTTACAGCTGCCCCGTCCAACCTCCCCCTTCCCATACACAGAACCGGAACCCTTCACCGCCGTTACCACAGGGCATGGGGGCACTGAGCAGTGCCAGGGCACTCTCCCATGCCATCCCCTGCCTTAGGCTGGGATCTGCTGGACTCTCAGACCCTCTGCTGGCAGGAGGAGAGGTTAAAATGTGGCCCTAATTTAACAGGCTAAAATGTGTGGGCAGCGTCCACAATAAGGGTCGGTGTACAGGGCATGGAAGACCACAAGGCAATATCTGTAATAAGGGTGGTGCTATCTCCAGAGTTCTGGTCAAATTCCAACCTGGGTAATTGCCACTGGCCTCCCTAAATTTCCCTCTAGTCACTCGGGACACTGGTAGCATTGCTATGTGCTGCTTAGAGCTCTGCCTTTCACCGCCAAAGATCCCAACAGGTCCCAGGgatgattagggtgaccagatagtaagtgtgaaaaatcgggacgggagGACTAATTGGCACctctataagaaaaagccccaaatatcgggactctCCCTGTAAAAATgggacatccggtcaccctaggggtgataagaaaaggaggacttgtggcaccttagagactaacaaatttcttagagcataagctttcgtgagctacagctcacttcatcggatgcaaatgcccTAACCGCTGGGCTTCCTAGGGCAGCGCAGAGCATTATTCTGCCCAGATCACAGCGTATCAGGGCTGGCAGGGacctagtccaacctcctgctcaagagacaggaccaatccccaatttttgccccagatccctcgaGGGCCCCCTCAAGGGCTGAACCCTGGGGCTTAGccggccaatgctcaaaccactgagctcccTCCCGCCGGGACACCAGAgagcccctttccccacccaaaactgccccccccccgcttcccccacTCCAGTCCCTGCCGCCGGCTCTGCCCTTGCGGCCCCAGCTCAGGCTAGGCTCCGCCGGCCCGCTCACGGCCCGGGCTCGCAGCAGCGGCCCCGGGGGCGGAGCTCAGGGCCGCCCGGGTTACATAAAGCCACGTGCGGGCAGCGGGGACGGGAGCTGCgcggcggcccggcccggcccgtgCCCCTGACGCCGCCCGGTGCTCCGGGGGCGGCAGCCGCGCCCCcggcccccagcccggccccaccTCGCTGTCGTGGTAGCGCAGGTCGTGGCGCAGCAGGCAGATCGCCGTCCTCGGCCCGGGCCCCGCCATGCTGCGGGCggcccccgcccgcccccgcctCCCGCAGCCCCCGCCGCTCCGCCTCCCGCCTCCCGCAGCCCTGGCCCGGCCCCGCCTCCCGCCTCCCGCAGCCCTGGCCCGccccctccgctccgcctcccgcCTCCCGCagcccccgcccgcccccgccgCTCCGCCTCCCGCAGCCCTGGCCCGGCCCCCCGCTCCGCCTCCCGCCTCCCGCAGCCCTGGCCCGGCCCCGCCGCTCCGCCTCCCGCAGCCCTGGCCCGGCTCCGCCTCCCGCCTCCCGCagcccccgcccgcccccgccgCTCCGCCTCCCGCAGCCCTGGCCCGGCCCCGCCGCTCCGCCTCCCGCAGCCCTGGCCCGCCCCCGCCTCCCGCCTCCCTGGCCCGGCCCCGCTGCCGAGAGCGGGGGGGCTCCCTGTGCACGTGGGCTCGGCGTTTCCCCACCTGGGGGCTCCGCCTTCAGTTCCGAGGGCCGGGGCCTGGTTGCCAGCCGCCgtgaaagtggggggggggccctaACTGCAGCTGCGGCCACTCGGGGGCCCCCAGGGGTTCCCCTTTGGGGCCTACAACtacccctgtccccaccccattgAAGGCCCATGGGGCAGGGCCGCAGCGTGGCTCTAGTCTAAGGGCGATTGGGGTTATCTTCAATGTTACCGAAGGACAGCCCGCAAACAAATCAATCAACTCAAACCAATatcccaagcagagattttcccctgaaaaagaagAGCCAGAGAAGCCATGAAGTCCACTATGGGATTTGCTCCTGCTGTTGGCTTTGGGCAGCGGTATGAAGCcttcagagagggagagagaaattgttACCAAAGCCGCCTCTCTCCATGCTGGCAGCCTGGAAAATAGACCCAAACTATGTCTACGCTGGCACTTCTGTGGGTGTAACTTATgtccctcaggggtgtgaaaaaacacccttcTGAGTGACGTAAATTACACCGAcagaagtgctggtgtggacagcgctatgtcggcgggagacgctctcccgctgTTCAGGCTGATTCCCTACTCTGGCAcatcgagtgcagaaggtgggtgCCCACAAaggctttaaaaattaatacttaccACTCCAGGCTTGTGTGACGCAGTAGGAAGCGGGGCGGATTGACCTGGGACTGTCgcaggggagttttactgggactgtTTGTATTGGGGATGGGGTAACGGGGTGACTTTACTTGAAGGAGgatacctgagcctgtaaccCGAGCCAGGAGGGGGGTtagggccaggtgacacctttgcccggggaaactggacaaaggctggaggaggagccggggggaggctgggtgagACTGCTGGAGGCGGTTTCAGTTTGGAACGGTTCAGGGGAATCGGCAGGAGCCCCAGGgttggggtctaagctccctgcccccaagagggACCTGACTCAGGGGTCCTGTTTGTACCTACAAGGTCTGtttgggactgtgttcctgtcgtctaataaaccttcaattttactggctggctgagagtcacagagAATCGCAGGaagagtgggggtgcagggccctgactcccccacactccatgacagcttgtattaaactcccaaggttacagcttttctctgaccttggattggttgatgctgccaccacccaagtgcagaactcctttgagaacccaggaaggctcACTTGtcgggtgaccaaatagcaactgtgaaaaaacgggatggGGTGGGTGGTAATAGGCGCCAAAAAATGGGATggtccctataaaaacgggacatctgatcaccctacttacttgggaattccttcctgtcgGGGTACTCTCaatccctttcacacacacaccctccggggaagagctgagaaagaaaagaaaaaaaaagaaatcagctgttgccaccagctaattaaacaacatgcgcacaaacctcttaagacacagaaatccaatcctgttcttaaaaaaggtaaattttatttaaaaaaaaatacatctggaactcaggctattgctagattttaaaagagcaaatacaaggattaagcaccaagaatagctttcttgaggtccagcttaaaggttacaagcaataCAAAaacacctggggttagcacagaggaatccacaagccataaagaaataaaagagataaacctaattgcatcttcctagacacttcctgatttacttacatatctggggtttccaatgagtagtttctaggtatgatactgatggtTTTTCATACCTAGCCCAAGCTTTTTACAGCTTAGCTGTTGCCCTGTCCGCTTCTCCCcgggagaacaaccacagacagacgAAAGGAgagttttttctccattttaaaaagttctagccttcccattggctcttttggccaggtgtccgctcacttccttttacctatgcatagctgTGAGACtttttaacactttacaggtaacacaattagagaacagctactaagagggattttatagctactgactggctgggtgtccataaaagggagctaaccccccaccccccatttcatttatcacacccacaaacatagctaccaccgcttGTTGGAGGTGttttaattatgtcaatgggagagctctctcctgttggcaaagagcagctacacgagcgatcttacagcagcacagctgcatcagcaccgctatgctgctgtaagctcACTAGTGTATTCATGGCAcgagaaagagaaaatattgtgCTATCTGATGGAGATACAAGGGAAGGAATCCCTTTTTCTCCTCATCTGGGCCCTGCAGTCTCCATATAGACCTCGTCTCCACAGCTCGGAACAGAATGGCTGAAATCTCCTCCGTGGTATGCCTATTAGGGAATGCTTTCAGCAGGTTCCTGGCAAGTTTCCAATGGGCAAAGTTTGGGTACCTCTGTGATGGAGCATCCCTTTATTAAGGCCCTGTGCAGGGCCTCAATATTTGTTGTCAGATTTTCAGCTACAACTATAAACAAATCCAAATACCAGCTGCCTTGGATaatcccacccctgctcccaccGACAGCCACTGGGCAAAATCAAAGAGgccctaatttaaaacaaacaaaggcccACATTTCGGTGGGGTCACTGGGGGCTCTGCTGTGTTATCACTGTGGCCTTCACTTAGGGTCAAACCCGGGAAAGCCAGGCATAGTCTGAGCAGGCAAGCTGTCATGCTAACCTTCCAGGAGGGGGAGGAACCTGCACTTGGTTCTCTCTTGAACCATGCCAAGAGCA is part of the Dermochelys coriacea isolate rDerCor1 chromosome 2, rDerCor1.pri.v4, whole genome shotgun sequence genome and encodes:
- the LOC119851133 gene encoding cryptochrome DASH-like isoform X4, with the protein product MAGPGPRTAICLLRHDLRYHDSEVLHWAQNNADYIIPLYCFDPRQYLRTYYYGFPKTGPHRLKFLLESVKDLRQTLKKKGSNLVVRKGNPEDVVHDLITQLGTVAAVAFHEEATKEELDVEKALQRVCAQHGVKIQTFWASTLYHRDDLPFSHISRLPDVYTQFRKAVEAQAKVRPTVQMADQLKPLAPGVEDGCIPVPEEFGQKDPLMDPRTAFPCSGGETQALMRLQHYFWDTNLVASYKETRNGLIGIDYSTKFAPWLALGCISPRYIYEQIRKYEKERTANQSTYWVIFELLWRDYFRFVALKYGTRIFLLKGLQDKEVPWKKDPKLLDAWKEGRTGVPFVDANMRELAATGFMSNRGRQNVASFLTKDLGLDWRMGAEWFEYLLNKRDHPPRGRKDPSDTPRQHKDRGVDFYFSRNKDLS